aacaatacattttaattgtacaGGTTAAAAAAGGGTTAATACATGTTTTAAGAagaaaactgtatgtgtgtgtgtaatattgTAGAGACACAGTTTGTAAATGGGACTActcatttgtgtatttgtttctccttttctaGGTGACTCCTGTACCCCTGAAGTCAGCCTTAGTGCACGGCCCGGCTCACTGACTGTATATGTGAATATCAGCCCCAGTCTGGTTCAGGATCATGGAGGCCATGCAAAACACAGGGTTTACTTTGGCAAGGAGGGAGAGTCACTGGAGGTGAGAATCCTCGTCACTTTAGGTGGAGTACAGGAGATTTTTATGTGTCTTTTATCTCACTTGTATTGTCACCTATCATTAGATAGATTACAGAATTACAGATTACATAATTCTGACAAGATGCTGGACTGTCAGCCTCAGATTAAACCTGAGAAATGTTTTATGAAGGTCTCTTTGAAATGCTTCTAGCTttgatatatataaaatgtgtgtttatgtatgtatacacacacacaatcttctTTACAGAGGAATTATCAAGATGGTGCTTCTTCAGTGTCAATTCATGACCTGGAGCAGGGACAGCGTTACTGCATAAAGGTGCAGTATCTTCTCTACACTGACATCACTGGGACAGCCAGCTGCATCCAATGTGAGGTCATCCCTGAGTCAGGTAAGACTGTGGTCATATATGCAGCTGCTGGGACACACTCTCTTggtaaaaaaacatgattttgagACAGGCCATATATTAGGTAACACGAGCATAGAAAACCACTAAGCgacagtggagcagaaaaacTGGGAGCCATCTGCCTCTACCGGTTGGAGTGAGTGTAAAGAGATAAGAgataagagaaaagaacagctaTAACGAGAGAAATCGGTTTTCATTGCAGCTGAAAATAAGGCTAAAAAAGGTTAGTGTTACTTAagtataaagaaaaatacagtcCCCAattttttctgttcagtttaatGAAGTCAGGGCAGTTAGAATGTAGCACACAGCTTCAGTTTGAAGTTAGAAGCTCATACAAACTGTGCTTacatattgttctgtttttaagtGCATATGACTGTGAAAAGTGATATTCGTGACAAGTGACATTCATAACAAGATGATCAGTTAAAACAACATGCTTTTCAGTTGaataatatttatgtttgtgctATTTATTGACAATTTCTTACAGTTTTGGTATTATGAGCATCACATACTTACTTAGAAATCTGAACGTGTTAAGAATGGCtctctgttttgtgtgtatgtgtataaatgtaCTTTCCATTTCccaacagaaaagacaaaaccaaCCGAGGTAATAGTAGCTGTGGTGGCTGTGTTCTCCATGGCAATTCTCATACCTGTGATAGCGTACATCCTCATTTTCCACCgaaagaaaattaaactgtGGCTGCAGCCTCCATACAACATCCCAGACCACGTGAGTACTTTACACTAAACAAAAGTGTACACTGTGCAGTAGGCCAAAGGCTTGGTGgataaaatgtactgtactgtaggcaATGTTTGCTTATCCAGTGTTTAATAACTAAGAGTGTAAAATAGGAAAGTTGCATTAGGTGAGTTGTGCAGAGTAAAACTTGATTCTTATGTATTTTTTGACCTTATGTACAGCAGCTCTTTCTGTGGTGAAAACTCAAGAAGTAcgatgttaaatgttaaatgatgtCAATGATCTCAACATAAGCAGCAGATCCTGGCGGTGGGCTGCAGAACTGGTTCAACAGCTGCAGAACACAGTATTCTCAACTAagtttcctttctcctctagtTTTTTGACATCCCACGTCCCAGTCATCAGCTTTCCTACTCCAGCAATGAGGACTGTAACATCATTATGATAGCGGACGtcagagaaaaatgaatgcagctgcTTTGTCACCTCCACTTTGCTATTGTGGGCTTCTCACCTGGGCTTGACCTCTCGGCGACACTCTAACTGCTGTTCACTCCTCCACATTTAGACCTAGTCTTCTCCCTAAAGCCTCGAGTTCTGCTGAGTGTACTAACACTCAGGAGACAGGAACACTTGATTTACTGTAAAGTTAGAACTTGGCCACTTGAGTTAACAACCTCTGTCATATTACTTTTCCCACAGTCATTTGGTTAAATGTTGCTGCAGAAATTCGAAGACACCACTACATAattgcaaatgtaaaaatataaagacTGGGGCCCAGAGTTAAGAGGATTCCACATAAGATACAACTACACAAGTACCATGGTTGGTAGCATTTAATGAGAATGCATTTctaaaatcattttcatttttagaagaAGAAATTGTTAGATTGTGCCTATACCACTTAAATGAGCTAAATTGCACTATGCCCTGTTGACACAAAGTCACTGTGGGTCGAATCAGCTGATCAGAATGAAAAAAaaccaaaatacaaacacaggtTCCACAGGGCCTCAGCCCAGCATATGCTTACCTGACACTAGTTTTAAGTACTACATTTTGTGCATGTATTGTATTAGTGCTTTACAGACACAAGTGAAAGAATTGATAGCATTAACTACTTTTGATATTTAGTCTTAAATAAACCAGCATGCACCTCACAGACACTGTTCATCACAGACtgctctccacacacacacatacactgattAAAACCTTTCATTGACTCTAAGGAAGAATCACTAACCTCCAcatctgtcactgtgtcttaTAAGTGTTGAAGGCTGAGAAGTGACCCATCAATACAGTAATGTAACTTGTGGGAGTGTTACAACTCAATAATTTTTTGGGTGTCTTCAGCAGACACCTCCCTTCTGCCTTGAGCCAGTCCAAGGGACATTTCAAGTGAGAAAGAGGAACACTGTTACCATTATTGAGaaatttcctgttttgtcttcAAGCAAATATGCTTGAAATATGTCAAGCACAGTTCCCGGGAAGCCATAGTGATGTCTACAAAAgctgtaacatactgtaaaacgTCTCTGCTTCAGAAATGTCTCTAAATGaatcaaacatcaaaacaatGATTGTTCCACTGTCAATCAGCCAAATGATGAATAGTTACAGCTCTAGCTGTTACCACACCGCAGTGTTGGTCCTTCATGTTGAGCATTTTCTCTATGCAGCCAGTGTGTGATGTGGGTGCAATTAACCTTCACCATgatctctttctgtcttgtaAACACTGTCCAAACTTAGTACATTATGTAATTATCCTAATCGTCCAATGTTCTGATGAGTTTAAATAATGTCTGGTAGTTTGACTGCTTTGTCTGACTTTTACATTAAATCATGAATAGAAAGACGAGcagctttattattttaataatcatttcAGAGTATTTAGCCTTGCAgagtttttatttgaaatgtgtttctaatggGAAAATTTGCTTTTGTACTGTTGTGTATTTCTTGTAATTAGCAAGTGCAGGAGTAAGCATACTAACAGATGTCTTGATAGGCTTGTTTTCAGacttagaaaaaaacacagagacatttgttgttattttttattacaatagatttttttacaacacaaaactacaaaatgctTTATTGAAGCTTCTTTCTGAGGGACAGGTGCTCCTGCATGTATGGTATGAGAGCTCACTATGACTTTGttcacacatgctcacaaacaAGAATGCTGCACAATTAAAATTTTGGCTGGAAGATTAAGATTTTACTGTGTCCACTGATGTATAAAGTACTGTCTATTGATAgctttaaatggtaaatggtctgcacttatataatatatagctggtactcaaagcgctttacactgcgtctcattcacccattcgcacacacacacaccgatggcagagctgacctgactcaacggggggcaacttggggttcagtatcttgcccaaggacactttcCCGGCTGGCATGTGACATGGCGTGAATCAAACtaccaatcctatgattggcagacaactgctctacctattgagccacagccacccccgTATACTTTACTCTACGATCACATGGTTTTTGTCTAAGAATTTATACTGAGGCAATCAACAGACGTTCAAAGATGCTTCTTTCCTCCTGCTACGTGGATGGATACAGATTTTCCAGCATTCTGTCCTTTAATACTGTTACTGCAGCAGTCTGATGGCCAGCTTCACAAGGTTTGTCGTACACATAAAATGGCTACTAGAAAAAAAGAACCTGAAGCATatgaatatttactgtatgtatgttttacaTAATAGTACaggatctaaaaaaaaaacaaaaccctgaGGCAAAGTTACTTTATCTGTCAACAGGAAACCAACCCTGTTGAATGAATCAGATACGTGGAAACCATCTAATctctaaaacattaaaatccagTGCATGTACTTAATATGGCATATGAGGATTCAATAGAATACAAGCAGCTTGAGCAGAGACAGCATAGGGCTTTCTTGCCTCTGTTGTGGTTGCATTTCCCTTCACAACTATGTAGTGTACAAGGGTTTATATATCATTGCATTTCAAATGTCACACATGATATAATAACACTAAAGTAACCTAGCACCTCCATTCAAAATAGAAATTCTCtcaatgaaaaaaagaacagcatgGAATAAACCtaacatttgttaaatgaaGTCAACAGATAACAGAACTATTCTCACATCAGGAAAGACATGAAAAGTGACAGAACTATTTAAATAGCTACAATACTATACTAATAGTACAATctgtctttgtgcatgtgtgtgtgttggttctGCAACTGCAGTAGAAAAATGGACTAGAAAAGCTGTCTGGATTAGGATAACCGTGTGCCCTTGTGGTGGTTGACTataccatatactgtatatacataatgTCTTGTCTGAACCCCAAGCCCTTGGcacctaaaatgcagctgcctgtccacaaaaAATTTCCCCAACAGAGTTAATAAATTatctattatcattattttctttGGCTATCTTGAGTTCAGACAGTTCCTAGTCATAGCTTCAGCTAAAGCctacaaaaaggcaaaaattgCAGAAAGATGTATTCAAAATGTTGcttaaaattaaacatgaatcCCTACCAGAACCCTTACTGCAACTCCACCGAAAATGTATCAGCCAAGCTGGTACAGAACATTGGCCTAGGTGGGTTTGAGATTGCTAATATGTTGTCAGGACAACAAGCTTAACATAATTGACAGACCTGTTTATCTATGTACAAAGAACAGGGCCATGTTTCTATTTGAAAAGTAATGGAGTACGTAAAATGTGTgagttgatgtgtgtgtttaaggtgATGGTTTTATGGATTAAACAGCTGCttacaaaaaatgtttaaaggtTGAGAGTGTGTGAAAGACAGATCCTTTAACCCCATAAATCTTCAGTCCGACCAAACTTGTAGATCAGAGtgctacagaaagaaaaaagaaaaagtgttatttttgtgtgtttttgacaaCAGGACACAGTGATCTCTCCAGCACAGACAGCAGCTATAGTATTTCTAACGTTAACGTTTGAAAGCTGTCCACTGAAGTCAACTGTTTATTATCTTTACACCATTATGTGTCATCATAAGCCCATAATGTTCTTGCTGTTGCGATGCTACATTCTATCTGCCAAACTCTAATCATGTAAGGACTCATCCACTGTGGGCAGTGGCTCAGAAATATTCATATAGTTGGCTGCTCAGCTATTCTGTGACCAAGTGCATGAATAACAAGCAGATAAAAGGCAGAGAGCTGATTTCTAGTGTTCATCAGTTCCTGCCTGAACATGCTAAACTTCCAGCTACACAATCACACCCATTATTAGAAATAACAAGCACATGTGATGCATTTCTTGCTACTGTGAGTCTACACACTGTCTCTGTGATAGACTAGTGTGGACGATGAACTGTGAGTGGCTCTGAGTCACTGTACCATCATCACATTTAACCAGTAATCTGAACAGAAactcaaacaaaaaacaatttggAGAGATCAGAACATTAGCATGGATTTATATTCAGAAATATATACTGTGTCTCAGTGAAATTCGTTATTTTGAATCTGACTCTTTGTGTTAGACTCACCTAAAAAAGATGAAGGCATTCTGGAAGAACACAGCAAGCCCTGGTGCCACTTCtttttctgaaagaaaaaattaGCGGTCAATAAGAGGATTTTAACAGATCCTtctacactgctcaaaaaaataaagggaacactaaaataacacaaattaGATCTGACTGAATTgaatattcttattaaatattttattgttttcatagttgaatgtcctgacaacaaaatcacacaaaaattatCAATGGAAATCAAGTTTATTAacccatggaggtctggatttggagtcacactcaaaactgaagtagaaaaacacactacaggctgatccaactttgatgtaatgtccttaaaacaagtcaaaatgaggctcagtagtgTGTCTGGCCTTCACATGCCTGGATGACCTCCCTACAACGCCTGagcatgctcctgatgaggtggcggtggtctcctgagggatctcctcccagacctggactAAACCATCCGTcaactcctggacagtctgtggtgcaacGTTGCAATGGTGGATGGAGtgagacatgatgtcccagatgtgcttaattggattcaggtctggggaACAGGCGGGCCAGTCCATAGCATCAATGGCTTCGTCTTGCAgaaactgctgacacactccagccaTATGAGGTCTAGCATCGTCTTGCATTAAGAGGAACCCAAGGCCAACCGCACCGGCATATGGTCTCACAAGGGGTCTGAGGATCTCATCTCGGTACCTAATGGCAGTCAGGCTAGCTCTGGCGAGCCCATGGAGGGCTGTGCGGCCCTCCAAAGAAATGTCACCCCACACCATTACTGACCCACTGCCAAACCAGTCatgctggaggatgttgcaggcagcagaacatTCTCTACAGCatctccagactctgtcacgTCTGTCACatgctcagtgtgaacctgctttcatctgtgaagagcacAGGGCGCCAATGGTGAATTTGCCAATCTTGGTGTTCTCTGGTAAATGCCAAAAGTCCCGCACGGTGTTGGGCTGTAAGCACAACCCCCACCTGTGGACGTTGGGCCCTCATACAGTCTGTTTCTGACCGTTtaagcagacacatgcacatttgtggcctgctggaggtcattttgcagggctctggtagtgctcctcctgttcctccttgcacaaaggtgGTCCCTGCTGATGGGTGGTTGCTCTCCTACGGCCTCCTCCACGTCTCCTGATGTACTGGCCTGTCTCCTGATAGCGCCTTCGTGCTCTGGACACtacgctgacagacacagcaaaccttcttgccacagctcgcattgatgtgccatcctggaagAGCTGCACTACCTGAGCCACTTGTGTGGGTTGTAGACTCCATCTAATGCTACCACTAGAGTGAAAGCACCGCTAGCATTAAAAAGTGACCAAAACATCAGCCAGTGACCATAGATCACTGAGTGATCTATGGTCACTACCTGCAGAACCACTCCTTTATTGGGGGTTTCTTGCTAATTGTctataatttccacctgttgtctattccatttgcacaacagcatgtgaaactgATTGTTCAGTGTGGCTTCCTAAGTGGGCAGTTTGATTACTCAGAAGTGTGATTGACTTGGagttacattttgttatttaggtgttccctttatttttttgagcagtgtatatcTGTAAACTGTGTCCTTTAATGCAGAACAAAGATAAAAGTAAACTGTACATATTCCAGAGCACTTCTGCCTCTTGACTATCTCGAATATGTGTTGCCAGAACAATTATGTCTTGATTAGTGCAAGTCAAGACCCTGGGTTATGACAATGATACTCTTGTTACTGTGGACGTAGATACTTTTGTACAAGCTCCCTGACTTATTCATCTGTTCAAGTTGGTACACATCTCCTTCCTGAACactgtgatgtctgtgtgttcCCGTGGTCTTTTTATTTGGGTAATATTGTTGATAGATAAATGTGGTTTCTCATGGCTTGTGGAAGTATAGAATTAAGCATAAGtatcagtttttaaaattgCTAACACTGTCATAAAAGCATTAATCACACACAGTTGAGTGAGCTTTCAGTGTACATGACATTGATAAGGCTCATGGTTTATAAAAGAGAGCCCAAGCTATTTTCTCTAGATGGCAATTTTACGGTTCTGCCCAGACTTAGCATGCAGTAGTATCCTAAGGGACATGGCAAACCTGGcttttgctgctgtcattttttcctcttcctcccctgcTTCATTTATACCTCTAGTTTGCATAGTTACATGTAAAATTGCCTCAACAGTATcctaacaaaataaataaataaataaataaataaaataataataataataatttttattattattattatatatatatcaggCAACTTGTATATCATGCTTGTAGTGTTACCATACCTGATGGCTCACCTGACATTGCTGCCGTGCCACATATTTAACTAGTTAACTTCTTTACATAGAGCCACTCAATCTGTGTTGCTACAGTAATCAATGTGTGAGAAAAGCTATTAAtggcaataataataaaggcCTAGTCTCCAATCTCACAGTGGTAATTAGATTTTTCAAACCAGTGTGCAAATGAGCTGTCTTTTGCCAGGTCATTGTGGATAAACAGTATCGTCAGTGTAATGAGGGAAAAGTCATTAGATTAGACAGTGACCCATATAGGTCTCAAGACCTACTGTAAGTGCTTAGTCCTAGCTTAGCTTTAAAGCTAAGTGAAATACTCCAGCAGGTCTAAAtttaaatacactgctcaaaaaaattaaaaacaaacatcaaaaggTTCATCATcctcaaaagtaaaaaaaaaattaaacacttttttACAACAAGTCAATGAAACTTCTGGGATATAgatctggtcagttaagcaGCAAAGGGGGtttattaatctgtttcagttggtgttaatgaaattaacaacaggtgaactagagggtCAAAAATGAGACAACCCTCCAAAACAGGAATgattttacaggtggaggccactgacattttccctcatcttttctgactgttttttctctctagCATTTtgctagggtcagtgtcactactggtagccTAAGGTGATACCTGGTCCCTAGAGAGGTTGCCcaggcagtccaactcctccaggatcGCACTTTTATGCATGCTATTGCCAGAAGGTTTTCTGagtctcccagcacagtctcaagagcatggCTTCAGTCTTAGATTTTTGTAATTGACATTACAttgtagaaacatgttttcactttgacattaatgatttttttgtcaaagttgccaacttttattgactttttataggcactttAAGTCTCAAAAATCTATGAAAATGTAGATGTTAAATTGATCTTTTCTACTGAGACACatagaaaagaaagagacacatCAGCTTGTCATCAAAGGACACGTGGCATCGAAGGCCAAATGCTCTGTTATAAGATACATGGAAATTACTGAATTTtgtggtttaaataaaaataatatcaaaGTACACATAATGTATACTCGTCATGTACTTCATGTACATACTTTTTCGTGTCTTTGTGATATGAGCATGTTGATAACGGGTTACTGAGTCTTTGCTGTCTCTGAGCTAAACTGGCTAAATACTCTATTGTATGACATTTTCCTAAAAGAAGCAATATGGATTTGGAAACTTTGATTAATATTAAGTATAATGTCACATGAAATATACATGTCACATCATATAGACTTCTGAAAATTATGCACTTGCACACTATACAGGTATCATCAGAATTCATTAAGACAAGCAGGGACGCAGTGTGCAGTGTAGCAAAGCAGgaataataacaatagcaagaaaatgtggtgtttgtgtgaaaggACACTCACTTGGCACCACGTAGCCACTAAAGAGGATCCAGATGGAGGCGATGAGTGAGCCAAACATCATCATGAAGCCAATAAACAGCCAGAGACGAGCTCCTGTAAGGACAAAGAGGTGCTAATCACTTTCATTAGCTCACTAGTTACAAACATACTCGCATTAAATCCTATCCTAACGGCAACTGTAGTTGTCATCttgaatttattcattaattgTACTGAATATCATCATTCACCAGAGCTTTAACAGATTTGCTCCATTTGCTCcattgggttttctgtataattttttgtataattatactctgtaaggtcttaaaccttgcactgtaaagtgccttgagataacttctgttatgaattggcgctatacaaataaaactgaattgaattgaattgaaattaataAACTTTAGTTCTGTAGGGGCATCTGGAAAGGTAGATGATTTGGGCTGCCATATATGGTTGTGAATCTACAGGAAATGGATTAAAAAGAATACATTCTAATATAGGAACACAGACACGTACAGTCATTTCAGAAAGCATGAGAATCCTTCACGTTACTATGttgtaaacataattttaaatggattaaattGTCGTTTTGTCCGGtataaacaaagtgaaaactaGTTTTTTACAATTGTTTGTAAATTTATTAAAAGTCAAAGGTATACAAAGGTATTCTCTTAAATGacttcactctctcttttgtcATGGTGGCAGCAATATGCCAGTTTCTCTGCAAATTTTCACACGTACTTCACATATAAATCTAacaaagaaaaagcacacacattcataGAGACACACCTGTTCTGCCGAGGCAGCCTTCACCATACGTGTCTCCTCTCACTTGGCCATTGGAAACGGCATTGAtcctgaaaaatacaaaaaaaaacaattacaacaatAATCCAGCTTAAATCTGCAATAACTGAAATTACTAAatgttcctctgtgttcaccagctatgtttatctgctgtttgatgtaGACAAAAACTAAGATTATGTCGAGATATACTTTACATGGTGCTCACCAATATAATGCTAATGTGCATTTGTATTTAATCCCCGTGGATCTGATATTTTtctaaagcaaagaaaacatattaGTAATTAAAGGTAATTTTCAATTGGACATGTTGGTAAAAGGAGGAACCCTGGTAAGTTTCAGATTGCTATGTGTATTGATTTTCTCTCTGATA
This Anabas testudineus chromosome 21, fAnaTes1.2, whole genome shotgun sequence DNA region includes the following protein-coding sequences:
- the ifngr2 gene encoding interferon gamma receptor 2 is translated as MLLIFMSIQLVVQVSETTLAPPKNIHVNGGLLTWTPATEETQVNYTVQYRSFDDKVWKNVPACVHSSFNSCNFTEAESTNGCMTLRVQAERHGLTSRPVEACSKHGDSCTPEVSLSARPGSLTVYVNISPSLVQDHGGHAKHRVYFGKEGESLERNYQDGASSVSIHDLEQGQRYCIKVQYLLYTDITGTASCIQCEVIPESEKTKPTEVIVAVVAVFSMAILIPVIAYILIFHRKKIKLWLQPPYNIPDHFFDIPRPSHQLSYSSNEDCNIIMIADVREK
- the LOC113173691 gene encoding transmembrane protein 50B, translated to MAGILDNFRWPECECIDWGERRNTLASIVAGILFFTGWWIMIDAAVAYPTQEQMNHAFHTCGVFSTIAFFMINAVSNGQVRGDTYGEGCLGRTGARLWLFIGFMMMFGSLIASIWILFSGYVVPKKEVAPGLAVFFQNAFIFFSTLIYKFGRTEDLWG